CGTCGATCGCCTTCTGGGCGTCCTCGCCGGTCACGATCTCGCCGGGACCGCGCTGGCCCATCGGGCCGCCCATCTGGCCGGGCCCGTAGCCCTGGGCAGGGGTGTGTCGGGGTGGAATCCGCATTGCTGTCGGCGGTGGCGATGGTCAGGCCTCCCGCGAGCGTGGCGCCCACGGCGAACGCCGCGATGCTTGCGCCGGCAACTGCGCCGATCTTCTTCATGACGTGGGTCCTTTCGTCGTTGCCATCAGAGTCCGACGTCCCCGCGAGAGCCGAACGTGAAGAAGGTAAGAACCGGGTGAGAGTCCCTCAGGTGCAGGGCCATACGGGCGACGCGGAGGTGCCGTCCAGGAAGGCCGTGATCGCTGTGGCGCTCTCCTGGGGCGCTTGGAAGAGCACCGAGTGTCCGGCGGCCGGGACCCGCAGCAACT
This genomic interval from Candidatus Nanopelagicales bacterium contains the following:
- a CDS encoding alpha/beta hydrolase, producing MVGRRDVITPPANSRALAGLLPNSQLLRVPAAGHSVLFQAPQESATAITAFLDGTSASPVWPCT